Proteins from one Deinococcus sp. AB2017081 genomic window:
- a CDS encoding sensor histidine kinase, producing the protein MSSRSVSMPRDAALPLRPRRSVTLRSQFTLVIFMLAFLPNVVLTFMAQPSVPVASLIGWMVVVGGLCAAVGYLLSGTLLRSLSLLHAEVERGDFAQPHDDDPAEILSLRSAFADLLGRLGTEQTRRNAFIATLVHDLKTPLIATGHLTRVLTTMPLPDAEKREVGTQIQAETTRLLALVQQMADAHRFEREDVQVQLVSTDLRALLDDVARRIHAQAAARGVTVRVYGEGRASVDALVLERAVINLTENALRYASHEVQLGVTSRGVSVSDDGPGLSLPVSELAQPFNSQPTTIAGQQYTAGTAGLGLFIARRIAEAHGGGLRYDRAPPGLLPTDLPPTDPPPAYTHLTLVLPEVTP; encoded by the coding sequence ATGAGTTCCCGCAGTGTGTCCATGCCCCGCGACGCGGCCCTGCCGCTGCGTCCCCGGCGCAGCGTGACCCTGCGCTCGCAGTTCACCCTGGTGATCTTCATGCTGGCCTTCCTGCCCAACGTGGTGCTGACCTTCATGGCCCAGCCCAGCGTGCCGGTCGCCAGCCTGATCGGCTGGATGGTCGTGGTGGGCGGGCTGTGCGCCGCCGTGGGATATCTGCTCAGCGGCACGTTGCTGCGCTCCCTGAGCCTGCTGCACGCCGAGGTCGAACGCGGCGACTTCGCCCAGCCGCACGACGACGACCCGGCCGAGATCCTGTCGCTCCGGTCGGCCTTTGCCGATCTGCTGGGCCGACTGGGCACCGAGCAGACGCGCCGCAACGCCTTCATCGCCACGCTGGTACACGACCTGAAGACCCCCCTGATCGCCACCGGTCACCTGACCCGCGTGCTGACCACCATGCCCCTGCCCGACGCCGAGAAGCGCGAGGTGGGCACCCAGATCCAGGCCGAGACGACCCGCCTGCTCGCCCTGGTGCAGCAGATGGCCGATGCCCACCGCTTCGAGCGCGAGGACGTGCAGGTGCAGCTGGTCTCCACCGACCTGCGTGCCCTGCTGGACGACGTGGCCCGACGCATCCACGCGCAGGCGGCTGCCCGTGGCGTGACCGTACGGGTCTACGGCGAGGGCCGGGCCAGCGTCGATGCGCTGGTGCTGGAACGCGCCGTCATCAACCTCACCGAGAACGCCCTGCGCTACGCCTCGCACGAGGTGCAGCTGGGCGTCACGTCGCGCGGCGTGTCCGTCTCGGACGACGGCCCCGGTCTGAGCCTGCCGGTCTCGGAACTCGCGCAGCCCTTCAACTCGCAGCCCACCACCATCGCCGGCCAGCAGTACACCGCGGGCACCGCCGGCCTGGGCCTGTTCATCGCACGCCGCATTGCCGAGGCGCACGGCGGCGGCCTGCGGTACGACCGGGCGCCACCGGGCCTCCTCCCGACCG
- a CDS encoding class I SAM-dependent methyltransferase, translating to MADARHVQRLYDRHAATYDTRAASRRLDTMRAALFGGATGDVLELGVGTGATFEHYPGALRSLSALDISAQMLARAQARVSGLPFPVHLRQHDYQTLPFAAASFDTVTSSLGLCGIPDPAGLFAEVRRVLRPGRHLLALEHVRPPRGWLGLVADGIDPLFERVVGCHANRRTARLLQQAGFTVEVLDSRVGGILIALRATPG from the coding sequence ATGGCCGACGCCCGGCACGTGCAGCGCCTCTACGACCGCCACGCGGCCACGTATGACACCCGCGCCGCGTCGCGCCGGCTGGACACCATGCGGGCCGCGCTGTTTGGCGGCGCCACGGGCGACGTGCTGGAACTCGGCGTGGGCACCGGCGCGACCTTCGAGCACTATCCCGGCGCCCTGCGGAGCCTGAGCGCCCTGGACATCAGCGCGCAGATGCTGGCGCGGGCGCAGGCCAGGGTGTCCGGTCTGCCGTTCCCGGTGCACCTCAGGCAGCACGACTACCAGACGCTGCCCTTCGCGGCGGCGAGCTTCGACACGGTGACGTCCTCGCTGGGGCTGTGCGGCATTCCCGATCCGGCGGGTCTGTTCGCCGAGGTGCGGCGGGTGCTGCGCCCCGGTAGGCACCTGCTCGCCCTGGAACACGTGCGGCCCCCGCGGGGCTGGCTGGGCCTCGTGGCAGACGGCATCGACCCCCTGTTCGAGCGCGTCGTCGGCTGCCACGCCAACCGCCGCACGGCCCGGCTGCTCCAGCAGGCCGGCTTCACCGTGGAGGTGCTGGACTCCCGCGTGGGCGGCATTCTGATCGCGCTGCGGGCCACGCCGGGCTGA
- the lepA gene encoding translation elongation factor 4: protein MRGVKLRPDHVRNFSIIAHVDHGKSTLADRILERLGAMGERDKRDQTLDTLELERERGITIKSTPVRLTYTRDNGEQYTFNLIDTPGHVDFNYEVSRSLAACEGVLLLVDASQGVEAQTIVNAYLAIDNNLEIIPVINKIDLPAADPENAARELEDVIGIPASDAVLASGKAGIGIPEILEAIVERIPPPPGDPDAPLKALIFDSFYDAYQGVILFVRVLDGTIQAKDQIVLMNADKGFEVDKVGTFSPGLVVGQELSAGAVGWVAAGIKDIHDAQVGDTLTGKELRTTEAFPGFKPAQPVVFSGLYPTDTEDYRKLRDALEKLKLNDAAFTFEPETSEALGFGFRCGFLGLLHAEIIQERLEREYDLDLIATAPAVVYRVSLTNGEIFETQNPAEFPTRDRIKVVEEPYIKLSIMLPEDYVGPVMQLLQERRGSMITMNYLGKRVELLYDVPFAEILYDFHDRLKSISRGYASMDYEQTGYREGELRKVDIMVQGELVDALAVIVHEDKAYSLGRKIVDKMAEVIPRQMFPVPVQATIGGKIIARATVKAYRKDVLAKCYGGDISRKKKLLEKQKKGRARMKQIGTVEVPQEAFLAVLSTDE from the coding sequence CTGCGGGGCGTGAAGCTCAGGCCAGACCATGTCAGAAATTTCTCCATCATCGCCCACGTGGATCACGGCAAGTCCACGCTGGCCGACCGCATCCTCGAGCGGCTGGGCGCGATGGGCGAGCGCGACAAGCGCGACCAGACGCTCGACACGCTGGAACTCGAACGCGAACGTGGGATCACCATCAAGTCCACCCCGGTGCGCCTGACCTATACCCGCGACAACGGGGAGCAGTACACCTTCAACCTGATCGACACGCCGGGCCACGTCGATTTCAACTACGAGGTCTCGCGGTCGCTCGCCGCGTGCGAGGGCGTGCTGCTGCTCGTGGACGCCTCGCAGGGTGTCGAGGCGCAGACCATCGTGAATGCGTATCTGGCGATCGACAACAACCTGGAGATCATCCCGGTCATCAACAAGATCGACCTGCCCGCCGCCGATCCCGAGAACGCCGCGCGGGAACTGGAGGACGTGATCGGCATTCCGGCCAGCGACGCCGTGCTCGCGTCGGGCAAGGCGGGGATCGGCATTCCGGAGATTCTGGAGGCCATCGTCGAGCGCATCCCGCCGCCACCGGGCGACCCGGACGCGCCCCTGAAGGCCCTGATCTTCGATTCCTTCTACGACGCCTACCAGGGCGTGATCCTGTTCGTGCGCGTGCTCGACGGCACCATCCAGGCGAAAGATCAGATCGTCCTGATGAACGCGGACAAGGGCTTTGAGGTGGACAAGGTCGGCACCTTCAGTCCGGGGCTGGTCGTGGGGCAGGAGCTGTCGGCCGGCGCGGTCGGCTGGGTGGCGGCCGGGATCAAGGACATCCATGACGCGCAGGTGGGCGACACACTGACCGGGAAGGAGCTGCGCACGACCGAGGCCTTCCCCGGCTTCAAGCCCGCCCAGCCGGTCGTGTTCTCGGGCCTGTACCCCACCGACACCGAGGACTACCGCAAGCTGCGCGACGCGCTGGAAAAACTCAAGCTCAACGACGCGGCCTTCACCTTCGAACCCGAGACCAGTGAAGCGCTGGGCTTCGGCTTCCGCTGCGGTTTCCTGGGCCTGCTGCACGCCGAGATCATCCAGGAACGGCTGGAGCGCGAGTACGACCTCGACCTGATCGCCACCGCGCCCGCCGTGGTGTACCGCGTGTCCCTGACCAACGGCGAGATCTTCGAGACCCAGAACCCGGCCGAGTTCCCCACCCGCGACCGGATCAAGGTCGTCGAGGAGCCGTACATCAAACTCTCGATCATGCTGCCCGAGGACTACGTGGGGCCGGTCATGCAGCTGCTGCAGGAGCGCCGGGGCTCCATGATCACCATGAACTACCTGGGCAAGCGCGTGGAACTGCTGTACGACGTGCCCTTCGCGGAGATCCTGTACGACTTCCACGACCGCCTCAAGAGCATCAGCCGCGGGTACGCCAGCATGGACTACGAGCAGACCGGCTACCGCGAGGGCGAACTGCGCAAGGTGGACATCATGGTGCAGGGCGAACTCGTCGATGCCCTGGCCGTGATCGTCCACGAGGACAAGGCCTACTCGCTGGGCCGCAAGATCGTGGACAAGATGGCCGAGGTCATCCCCCGGCAGATGTTCCCGGTGCCGGTGCAGGCGACCATCGGCGGGAAAATCATCGCGCGCGCGACCGTCAAGGCGTACCGCAAGGACGTGCTCGCCAAGTGCTACGGCGGCGACATCTCGCGCAAGAAGAAGCTGCTGGAAAAGCAGAAGAAGGGCCGCGCCCGCATGAAGCAGATCGGCACGGTGGAAGTGCCGCAGGAGGCCTTCCTGGCGGTGCTGAGCACCGACGAGTAG
- a CDS encoding MFS transporter, whose translation MPRSLWVLALGNFAVGTSGLVLAGILGLLAADLDVPLGTAGTVITAYALTYAVSAVLLSGVTGHLPRRTLLIAGLGLFTLGNVAAAVAPSFGVLLLARAVSAVGASVFTPVASGVAAALVPPELRGRALALVFVGIPVATVLGVPLGTWIGGAFGWRTAFWLVVAVGVLALAGVAALVRPVVTPPAASPWRTLLRRPALVRALLVTGLLYLGQFAVYPYLVSALRGVTGLDAGGITGILLLFGVAGLLGNALGGRLTDVWSGPGTLRSGLILTAASLLALPLVLGHGWSVAVVAFAWGAGSLLVNPPQQSHIVDLAPGAAGVALALNASALYVGQALGAPLGGAFAGNHLTQLGYVGGGVVLLALLVALWPTAARPAQDGKPHPPRSAGAR comes from the coding sequence ATGCCAAGGTCTCTGTGGGTGCTCGCACTGGGCAATTTCGCGGTCGGCACGAGTGGGCTCGTCCTGGCCGGCATCCTCGGTCTGCTCGCCGCCGATCTGGACGTCCCGCTCGGCACGGCCGGCACGGTCATCACCGCCTATGCCCTCACGTACGCCGTGAGCGCCGTCCTCCTGAGCGGCGTCACGGGCCACCTGCCGCGCCGGACGCTGCTGATCGCCGGGTTGGGGCTGTTCACGCTCGGGAACGTCGCGGCGGCGGTCGCGCCGTCGTTCGGGGTCTTGCTGCTGGCCCGCGCCGTCTCGGCGGTCGGGGCCAGCGTGTTCACGCCAGTCGCGTCGGGCGTCGCGGCGGCGCTGGTGCCCCCGGAACTGCGCGGACGGGCGCTGGCCCTGGTCTTTGTCGGCATTCCTGTCGCCACGGTGCTGGGCGTGCCGCTGGGCACATGGATCGGCGGGGCCTTCGGGTGGCGAACGGCGTTCTGGCTGGTCGTGGCCGTGGGCGTGCTGGCCCTCGCCGGAGTCGCCGCGCTGGTGAGGCCGGTGGTGACGCCACCGGCCGCGTCGCCCTGGCGCACGCTGCTGCGCCGCCCCGCGCTGGTGCGGGCGCTGCTGGTCACGGGCCTGCTGTACCTGGGACAGTTCGCGGTGTACCCCTATCTGGTGTCGGCGCTGCGCGGCGTGACCGGCCTGGATGCCGGGGGGATCACGGGCATCCTGCTGCTGTTCGGCGTGGCGGGCCTGCTGGGCAACGCCCTGGGCGGGCGGCTCACCGACGTCTGGAGCGGGCCGGGCACGCTGCGATCGGGCCTGATCCTGACCGCCGCGTCGCTGCTGGCGCTGCCGCTGGTGCTGGGTCACGGGTGGAGCGTGGCGGTGGTGGCCTTCGCGTGGGGAGCGGGCAGCCTGCTGGTGAACCCGCCGCAGCAGTCGCACATCGTGGACCTTGCACCCGGTGCCGCCGGCGTGGCGCTGGCCCTGAACGCGAGCGCCCTGTACGTGGGGCAGGCGCTGGGTGCGCCGCTGGGTGGAGCCTTCGCCGGGAACCATCTGACCCAGCTCGGGTACGTGGGCGGCGGGGTCGTGCTGCTGGCCCTGCTCGTCGCGCTGTGGCCGACCGCAGCCCGACCGGCGCAGGACGGTAAGCCGCACCCGCCCAGATCAGCGGGTGCCCGCTAG
- a CDS encoding helix-turn-helix transcriptional regulator, which translates to MTLQEPPASAPPALRRAELADFLRSRRQRLSPEAAGLPTGARRRTPGLRREEVALLAETSTTWYTWLEQQRDIRVSAPLLDRLAVALRLDAGERAHLFALAGQPAPLRDVLHEDVPPSVLRFIHGLHDQPATVLGRRWDDLAWNRAMAAVYGDFAERPPEFRNVLRRLFLDPTRRSFHTDWPSAAAVLLAQFRSESAPYLDEPWITGLIDEISARCPEFRRLWARHDVRASPDGLKDIQHPTAGRMLFEHLILHVPEAPHLRIVVSTPLPDFDTPAKLRRLLADG; encoded by the coding sequence ATGACCCTTCAGGAACCGCCCGCGTCTGCTCCCCCCGCCCTGCGCCGCGCCGAACTCGCGGATTTCCTGCGCAGCCGCCGCCAGCGCCTGAGCCCGGAGGCCGCCGGCCTGCCCACGGGTGCCCGCCGCCGCACCCCCGGCCTGCGCCGCGAGGAGGTCGCCCTGCTCGCCGAGACCAGTACCACGTGGTACACGTGGCTGGAACAGCAGCGCGACATCCGCGTGTCTGCGCCGCTGCTCGACCGCCTGGCCGTCGCCCTGCGGCTCGACGCCGGCGAACGTGCCCACCTGTTCGCCCTGGCCGGGCAGCCCGCCCCCCTGCGCGACGTGCTGCACGAGGACGTGCCACCGTCCGTCCTGCGCTTCATCCACGGTCTGCACGACCAACCCGCGACCGTCCTGGGCCGCCGCTGGGACGACCTGGCGTGGAACCGCGCGATGGCCGCCGTGTACGGCGACTTCGCGGAGCGTCCGCCCGAATTCCGCAACGTGCTGCGCCGCTTGTTTCTCGACCCCACCCGCCGCAGCTTCCACACCGACTGGCCCAGCGCCGCCGCGGTTCTGCTCGCGCAGTTCCGCTCGGAGAGCGCTCCGTATCTGGACGAGCCGTGGATCACGGGCCTGATCGACGAGATCAGTGCCCGCTGCCCCGAGTTCCGCCGCCTGTGGGCACGGCACGACGTCAGGGCCAGCCCGGACGGACTCAAGGACATCCAGCACCCCACCGCCGGCCGCATGCTGTTTGAACACCTGATCCTGCACGTCCCGGAGGCCCCCCACCTGCGGATCGTCGTGTCCACCCCCCTGCCCGACTTCGACACGCCCGCGAAACTGCGGCGTCTGCTTGCCGACGGGTGA
- a CDS encoding GNAT family N-acetyltransferase, with amino-acid sequence MSRSLAYFTDLALRRHEGSEITASSGCTVIRSPQNPTFWWGNFLLMPAPPLPGDLERWEALFTQHHPGAAHRTFGVDVPDGEAGDTAAFLDAGYQVYRDTVLTAQRTHPPHRVNTDATFRPLATDADWASAHALRMAVNAADPDGHEEMGYRDFTTRKLASYRHAQTAGHGATLGAFDGHGQMLAGLGIFDAGDGVARYQSVETHPDARSRGLAGTLVHTAGEWAQAHLGTRTLVIVADPGYHAQRLYESVGFTPTEVQLAFQKRPPAG; translated from the coding sequence ATGTCCCGTTCACTGGCCTACTTCACGGATCTGGCCCTGCGCCGCCACGAGGGCAGCGAGATCACGGCGTCCTCCGGGTGCACCGTGATCCGCTCGCCGCAGAATCCGACGTTCTGGTGGGGCAACTTCCTGCTGATGCCTGCGCCGCCCCTGCCGGGTGATCTGGAGCGCTGGGAGGCGCTGTTCACGCAGCACCATCCGGGAGCGGCCCACCGCACCTTCGGCGTGGATGTGCCGGACGGCGAGGCAGGCGACACGGCCGCCTTTCTGGATGCGGGCTATCAGGTGTACCGCGACACGGTGCTGACGGCACAGCGCACCCACCCGCCCCACCGCGTAAACACCGACGCCACCTTCCGCCCACTGGCAACGGACGCCGACTGGGCCAGCGCCCACGCCCTGCGCATGGCCGTGAACGCTGCCGACCCGGACGGCCACGAGGAGATGGGCTACCGGGATTTCACGACCCGCAAACTCGCGTCCTATCGACACGCACAGACGGCCGGGCACGGTGCGACGCTGGGGGCCTTCGACGGTCATGGGCAGATGCTCGCGGGCCTGGGAATCTTCGACGCCGGCGATGGTGTGGCCCGCTACCAGAGTGTGGAGACCCACCCGGACGCCCGATCACGGGGACTGGCGGGTACGCTGGTGCATACGGCAGGCGAGTGGGCACAGGCACATCTGGGCACCCGCACCCTGGTCATCGTGGCCGATCCCGGCTACCACGCCCAGCGGCTCTACGAGAGTGTCGGGTTTACACCCACGGAAGTACAGCTCGCGTTCCAGAAACGCCCACCGGCCGGGTAG
- a CDS encoding MOSC domain-containing protein: MTDTTLTATVIAVAADGTHRFSKEPRPVIRLLAGLGVEGDAHAGVTVKHRSRVRADPTQPNLRQLHLIHAELFDEVARQGFTVHPADLGENITTRGLDVLALPRGARLHLGPEAVVEVTGLRNPCAQIDAFMPGLLREVVGTDDRGEPVFRAGIMAVVLTGGEVRPGDDIRVELPPQPHEALKRV; encoded by the coding sequence ATGACCGACACCACCCTGACCGCGACCGTGATCGCCGTGGCCGCCGACGGCACGCACCGCTTTTCCAAGGAGCCCCGGCCCGTGATCCGGCTGCTGGCCGGCCTGGGGGTCGAAGGTGATGCCCATGCCGGCGTGACCGTGAAGCACCGCTCGCGGGTGCGGGCCGATCCCACCCAGCCGAACCTGCGCCAGCTGCACCTGATCCACGCCGAGCTGTTCGACGAGGTCGCCCGACAGGGCTTCACCGTGCATCCCGCTGACCTGGGCGAGAACATCACCACGCGCGGCCTGGACGTGCTGGCCCTGCCGCGTGGCGCCCGCCTGCACCTCGGGCCAGAAGCGGTCGTGGAGGTCACGGGCCTGCGCAATCCCTGTGCCCAGATCGACGCCTTCATGCCGGGGCTCCTCCGGGAAGTGGTGGGAACCGACGATCGGGGCGAACCGGTCTTCCGGGCCGGCATCATGGCCGTGGTACTGACCGGCGGCGAGGTGCGGCCCGGCGACGACATCCGCGTGGAGCTGCCACCCCAGCCGCACGAGGCGCTGAAACGGGTGTGA
- a CDS encoding ribonuclease HII, which yields MTIPQVTPDWAYEREHWRRGYFRVAGVDEAGRGAWAGPVTVAAVILPGTAQDYPFRDSKQLTAAQREEFAAEVRRVAVTYAIEHAWPAEIDEKNILGATHAAALRALARLEPPPQALVTDYLKLRVDIPISAPPRADALSYSVAAASLLAKTERDRLMLQLDAQHPGYGFAGHKGYGAPAHRAALRDLGVTDLHRRSYAPIRALLDTPSPLFDLETT from the coding sequence ATGACCATCCCGCAGGTGACGCCGGACTGGGCCTACGAGCGCGAGCACTGGCGGCGCGGCTATTTCCGCGTGGCCGGCGTGGACGAGGCCGGACGCGGAGCCTGGGCCGGGCCGGTGACGGTGGCAGCGGTGATCCTGCCCGGCACGGCACAGGACTATCCCTTCCGTGACAGCAAGCAGCTCACGGCCGCGCAGCGCGAGGAATTCGCCGCCGAGGTGCGCCGGGTGGCGGTCACATATGCCATTGAGCACGCCTGGCCTGCCGAGATCGACGAGAAGAACATCCTGGGCGCGACCCACGCTGCGGCGCTGCGGGCACTGGCCCGACTGGAACCGCCCCCGCAGGCGCTCGTCACGGACTACCTGAAACTGCGGGTGGACATCCCGATCAGTGCTCCACCCAGGGCCGACGCCCTGAGCTACTCGGTGGCAGCGGCGAGCCTGCTCGCCAAGACCGAACGCGACCGGCTCATGCTGCAGCTGGACGCACAGCACCCCGGCTACGGCTTCGCGGGGCACAAGGGGTACGGTGCTCCGGCCCACCGCGCGGCGCTGAGAGACCTGGGCGTGACCGACCTGCACCGCCGCTCGTATGCCCCGATCCGGGCGCTGCTGGACACGCCCTCTCCCCTGTTCGACCTGGAGACGACATGA
- a CDS encoding AMP-binding protein — protein sequence MKTPLTPLESVLRAFQVHAHRPAVLDGARTVTYAEFGDRTARLVAVLGQYGLRAGGHVLLIAPNTADALLAFHAVPLARGIIVPLNPAFSTDSLRFLAGHADPAVALVHHTDLPRVQGRLDALGVPVLILGDGSLDGHLSRAVPAPLTLPDALDEDRPISINYTSGTTSDPKGVMLTHRNAFVNLANLLYHLNLRPHSAFLHALTLSHSNGWGGAWAASAAGATHLPLPDPAELRHALTSGPATHLCASPALIAPLVDSAAPVHLPRRVTMLLAGTRPQARLLGSLQEQGFDVVHGYGLTETSAVLTITDPADLEPAQAHAHTRQGHPMVFGGQVRVVLETGDPVPPDGQTPGEVVIRSNQTMKGYYKNPRATRRVIRDGWLHTGDLAVTHADGRIDILDREGDLLNLGGHPYSSTQIEDVLHRHPSVNEAVVVAARAQGGDTPTAFVTLHPGAQVQGRELLSFIAPHLPDYALPRRVQIVAELPKTASGKVLKHVLRGQIRERAVAQPGG from the coding sequence GTGAAGACCCCTCTGACCCCCCTTGAATCCGTCCTGCGCGCCTTTCAGGTGCACGCCCACCGCCCGGCCGTGCTGGACGGTGCACGCACCGTGACCTATGCCGAGTTCGGAGACCGCACGGCCCGGCTGGTCGCGGTGCTGGGCCAGTACGGTCTGCGTGCCGGCGGGCACGTCCTGCTGATCGCCCCGAATACCGCCGACGCCCTGCTCGCCTTCCATGCCGTGCCCCTGGCCAGAGGCATCATCGTGCCGCTGAATCCGGCATTCAGCACCGACTCGCTGCGCTTTCTGGCCGGCCACGCCGACCCTGCGGTCGCGCTGGTGCACCACACGGATCTGCCGCGCGTGCAGGGCCGGCTCGACGCCCTGGGGGTGCCCGTCCTGATCCTCGGGGACGGCAGCCTCGACGGGCACCTGAGCCGCGCCGTGCCCGCCCCGCTGACCCTGCCCGACGCCCTGGACGAGGATCGGCCCATCTCGATCAACTACACCAGTGGCACCACCAGCGATCCCAAGGGCGTGATGCTCACGCACCGGAACGCCTTCGTGAATCTGGCGAACCTGCTGTACCACCTGAACCTGCGCCCCCACTCGGCGTTCCTGCACGCCCTGACGCTGTCGCACAGCAACGGCTGGGGCGGCGCGTGGGCCGCGAGCGCCGCCGGGGCCACGCACCTGCCACTGCCCGATCCGGCCGAGCTTCGCCACGCGCTGACCAGCGGCCCGGCCACCCACCTGTGCGCGTCGCCGGCGCTGATCGCCCCCCTGGTCGACTCTGCCGCGCCGGTGCACCTGCCGCGGCGCGTCACGATGCTGCTGGCCGGCACCCGGCCCCAGGCCCGGCTGCTCGGCAGCCTCCAGGAACAGGGCTTCGACGTCGTGCACGGCTACGGTCTGACCGAGACCAGCGCGGTGCTGACCATCACCGATCCGGCCGATCTGGAACCGGCGCAGGCACACGCCCACACCCGCCAGGGCCACCCCATGGTCTTCGGCGGGCAGGTGCGGGTCGTCCTCGAGACCGGCGATCCGGTGCCCCCGGACGGCCAGACCCCCGGCGAGGTCGTGATCCGCAGCAACCAGACCATGAAGGGCTACTACAAGAACCCACGTGCCACGAGGCGGGTCATCCGGGACGGCTGGCTGCACACCGGCGACCTCGCCGTCACGCACGCCGACGGCCGCATCGACATCCTCGACCGCGAGGGCGACCTGCTGAACCTGGGCGGGCACCCCTACAGCAGCACCCAGATCGAGGACGTCCTGCACCGCCACCCCAGCGTGAACGAGGCCGTGGTGGTCGCCGCGCGTGCCCAGGGCGGCGACACGCCCACAGCCTTTGTCACGCTGCACCCCGGTGCCCAGGTACAGGGCCGCGAACTCCTGAGCTTCATCGCGCCGCACCTGCCCGACTACGCCCTGCCCCGCCGCGTCCAGATCGTCGCGGAGCTGCCCAAGACCGCCAGCGGCAAGGTGCTCAAGCATGTGCTGCGCGGGCAGATCCGGGAAAGAGCAGTGGCACAGCCGGGCGGCTGA
- a CDS encoding ABC transporter ATP-binding protein yields the protein MPQLHVENVTLTFGGLNALTDVSLTIPAGEIVSIIGPNGAGKTSLLNCISGFYHPTRGRITYGEHDLSRAAPNVVTGYGIARAFQNLELFRGLSVVENLLLARHTHLRYSLLDSLLFHGRASRQEAENRAYVERVIDFMELEQHRTHPVGTLAYGIQKRVEVARALTLAPSLLLLDEPMAGMNVEEKEDMVRFILDIRREQGITVVLIEHDLGVVMDISDHVHVLDFGQKIAGGRPEEVSADPRVIEAYTGVSAPVAVGA from the coding sequence ATGCCGCAACTGCACGTCGAGAACGTCACGCTGACCTTCGGCGGGCTGAACGCCCTGACCGACGTGTCGCTGACCATCCCTGCGGGCGAGATCGTGTCCATCATCGGCCCCAACGGCGCGGGCAAGACCAGCCTGCTCAACTGCATCAGCGGCTTCTACCACCCCACCCGTGGCCGCATCACCTACGGCGAGCACGACCTGTCCCGCGCCGCGCCGAACGTCGTGACCGGCTACGGCATCGCGCGGGCCTTCCAGAACCTCGAACTGTTCCGGGGCCTGAGCGTCGTGGAGAACCTGCTGCTCGCGCGGCACACCCACCTGCGCTACTCGCTGCTCGACTCGCTGCTGTTCCACGGCCGCGCCAGCCGCCAGGAGGCCGAGAACCGCGCGTATGTGGAGCGCGTCATCGACTTCATGGAACTCGAGCAGCACCGCACCCATCCGGTCGGCACGCTCGCCTACGGCATCCAGAAGCGCGTGGAGGTCGCCCGCGCCCTGACCCTGGCCCCCAGCCTGCTGCTGCTCGACGAGCCCATGGCGGGCATGAACGTCGAGGAGAAGGAGGACATGGTGCGCTTCATCCTCGACATCCGCCGCGAGCAGGGGATCACGGTCGTCCTGATCGAGCACGATCTCGGGGTGGTCATGGACATCAGCGACCACGTGCACGTGCTGGATTTCGGGCAGAAGATCGCCGGCGGCCGTCCCGAGGAGGTCAGTGCCGACCCGCGCGTGATCGAGGCCTATACCGGCGTGTCGGCACCGGTGGCGGTGGGCGCATGA